Proteins co-encoded in one Waddlia chondrophila WSU 86-1044 genomic window:
- a CDS encoding transposase has translation MKRGFNYLSDEQWEIISRLMDTKFPLERGTPRSNMRKVWNSIIYILTRGCRWIDLPSNPKWYVPRSTAHKWAKQLSENGTLDRVLSGLLQKGVQQGLIDLSQLAVDGSFSPLSRRRRGGISWIQRQGLINPSNRRWKRQTFSSNHNRCWRKRKDRS, from the coding sequence ATGAAAAGAGGCTTCAATTACCTTTCGGATGAACAATGGGAAATAATTTCTAGACTTATGGATACAAAATTTCCTTTGGAACGTGGAACACCTAGAAGCAACATGAGAAAGGTTTGGAATTCGATTATTTATATTTTAACTAGAGGTTGTCGCTGGATTGATTTACCATCAAATCCAAAGTGGTATGTCCCTAGATCAACAGCTCATAAATGGGCTAAACAATTATCGGAAAATGGCACCCTTGATAGGGTTCTAAGCGGACTCTTACAGAAGGGAGTCCAACAAGGATTGATCGACCTTAGCCAGCTAGCGGTTGACGGGTCTTTTTCCCCCCTCAGCAGGAGGAGGCGAGGGGGTATCTCATGGATACAAAGGCAAGGGCTCATTAATCCATCTAATCGTAGATGGAAGAGGCAAACCTTTAGCAGCAACCACAACAGGTGCTGGAGGAAACGAAAGGACCGAAGTTGA